A segment of the Candidatus Thermoplasmatota archaeon genome:
GTGCCGGACCCCTGTGAATGCTGTCCTCGTGCAGTTTCGCATCGACGAGCATGACCTTGACTGCCATGCACTTCTCATTCGCCAGCGGACCCTGGTCCATGGCCTCGTCGTAGGCGTCCTTTACGAGATCCATCGTCTCGTGCATGTACTGGATGCCTTTGGTCATATCCAGGAGCATGTTCGTCCCGTGGAACGCCACCACTCCCTTGCCTTCATCCTTGCTGAAGCCAAGTTCCTGGAGCTTCCTGGCGAGTGCCTTCGCGTCCTTGATCTTGCCCTCTGTCTCGATCTCGCCAGACCTTATCGCTTGCACGATGGCCGGGCTGAGCGGCTCCACCTCGATGTAGAACCTGTTGTGCTTGTTCGGGGACTTGCCCTCGAACGGGCCTCCCCTGCCGCCGACGCACTCTCTGAACACGACTATCGGCTGCGAGGTCGTGATCTCCACCTTGTGCTCGTTGACGATTCTGTAGTTGGTGATCTCAAGGTGAAGCTCGCCCATGCCGGACATCAGGTGCTCGCCGGTCTCCTGGTTGATCTCCACCTGTATGGACGGGTCGGCCTTCGCGATGGTCCTCAGCACGTCGACCAGTCTCGGCAGGTCCTTGGTGTGCTTCGCCTCGATCGCGACCGTTACGACTGGATCTGAGTAGTGTACGATCTTCTCGAACGAAGCCATGGCCGGGTCGCTGGACACCGTCGAGCCTGCGATCGCGTCCTTGAGACCGGCTACAGCGACGACATTGCCCGCATCGATCTCATCAACGGGTATCCTGTCAGCGCCGACAGTCAGGGACACCAGCTGCGCCCTGTTCGGGTTCGGCATGCCGCTGATCCAGAGCTCTTGGCCCTTGACGATCTTGCCGCTGTAGAGACGGCCGACGGCCACCTCTCCCGCGTGGGGGTCCACGATGATCTTGGTGACCATGAACGCCACAGGCCCATCTGGGTTGCAGGTCATCATCGACTTCCCGAACGTTGATTCGAGGTCTCCGTGCCAGATGACGGGTATCCTAAGCTTCTGCGCCTCCAGCGGGTCCGGGAGGTGAGTGATGACCATCTCCAGGAGCACCTCGTGAAGGGGCGCCTTCTTGGCCAGCGTCTTCTGGTCCTGATTCTTGCAGAACTCGTAGATCTGCTTGAAATTGATACCCGTCTTCTTCATGTAGGGCACCGTGATGGCCCAGTTGTTGAACGCGGAGCCGAAGACCACGTTGCCGGTATCGACATTCAGAGCCCACTTCTCCCTGAGTTCCGGAGGAAGCAGCTTCCTGATCTTCTCGTTGACCTCGTTCACTATGTTGGACAGGCGCTGCTGCATCTGCTCGGGGGTCACCTGCAGCTCGTTGATCAGCCTGTCGACCTTGTTGATGAAGAGTATCGGGTGCACCTTCTCCTTTATGGCCTGCCTGATGACCGTCTCGGTCTGGGGCATGACTCCCTCGACCG
Coding sequences within it:
- a CDS encoding elongation factor EF-2, encoding MGRKEDNIKKAQALMRQPKFIRNIGTAAHIDHGKTTLSDNLIAGAGMMSEELAGKQLLLDFDEQEQARGITINAASASMVYVFRGQEYLINLIDTPGHVDFGGDVTRAMRAIDGVMILCCAVEGVMPQTETVIRQAIKEKVHPILFINKVDRLINELQVTPEQMQQRLSNIVNEVNEKIRKLLPPELREKWALNVDTGNVVFGSAFNNWAITVPYMKKTGINFKQIYEFCKNQDQKTLAKKAPLHEVLLEMVITHLPDPLEAQKLRIPVIWHGDLESTFGKSMMTCNPDGPVAFMVTKIIVDPHAGEVAVGRLYSGKIVKGQELWISGMPNPNRAQLVSLTVGADRIPVDEIDAGNVVAVAGLKDAIAGSTVSSDPAMASFEKIVHYSDPVVTVAIEAKHTKDLPRLVDVLRTIAKADPSIQVEINQETGEHLMSGMGELHLEITNYRIVNEHKVEITTSQPIVVFRECVGGRGGPFEGKSPNKHNRFYIEVEPLSPAIVQAIRSGEIETEGKIKDAKALARKLQELGFSKDEGKGVVAFHGTNMLLDMTKGIQYMHETMDLVKDAYDEAMDQGPLANEKCMAVKVMLVDAKLHEDSIHRGPAQVIPAARSAIYGAMCQAGRVLYEPIQKVFINVPEDMMGNAIREIQQRRGIIEDMKQEGDMTTVQGKCPVADMFGFAASIRSATSGRALWSTENSGFEQMPREVADKTVPQIRGRKGLKPEPYDASYYAG